The following coding sequences are from one Nicotiana tabacum cultivar K326 chromosome 1, ASM71507v2, whole genome shotgun sequence window:
- the LOC107815832 gene encoding lachrymatory-factor synthase-like, protein MAAQQQSKWEGKAIANLKGPKAEQVWPLFEDFFNFQKLLPTIDTCYQVKDGLTRCCARTLPPSSDGGESIIKWCHEKLLAVDKIERCLTYEVLDNNMGIRSYVATFKVLSISDDTGDHELGCQIEWSFVADPIDDLTLEFFLGYVDSSLQSIAENIEKGLE, encoded by the coding sequence ATGGCAGCCCAACAACAGTCCAAATGGGAAGGAAAAGCCATTGCAAATCTTAAAGGGCCAAAAGCTGAACAAGTATGGCCTCTCTTTGAAGattttttcaactttcaaaaattactacCTACCATTGACACTTGTTACCAAGTGAAAGATGGACTTACCCGTTGTTGCGCTAGAACCTTGCCACCTTCATCCGACGGTGGAGAATCGATCATCAAGTGGTGTCACGAGAAGTTATTGGCTGTTGACAAGATCGAACGGTGTCTAACCTACGAGGTGTTAGACAATAACATGggaatcaggtcgtatgtagCTACGTTTAAAGTATTGTCAATATCAGACGATACTGGTGATCATGAGCTTGGGTGCCAGATCGAATGGTCGTTCGTTGCTGATCCGATTGATGATTTGACTTTGGAATTTTTCTTGGGCTACGTTGACTCTTCCCTACAAAGCATAGCTGAAAACATTGAGAAAGGTTTAGAATAG
- the LOC107815833 gene encoding uncharacterized protein LOC107815833, translating to MESSSPVEELTSGASGRIIPLFKNLRRSVFSYETFRRLTIFLQSIFLWVILLSRRRFSTSPSSPPPSPSSAATSTTTVKRRKFALRRDEEDTQRRRALAEALEMVVENETGDDDCQCRWNTSLFFSVRRNALFCRSWFPVSGELKGIIIVIHGLNEHSGRYAHFARQLNSCNFGVYAMDWIGHGGSDGLHGYVPSLDHVVADTGAFLEKVKFENPGVPCFLFGHSTGGAVVLKAASYSHIENMLEGIILTSPALRVKPANPIVTAVAPIFSLVAPRYQFKGSHKRGIPVSRDPAALVAKYSDPLVYTGPLRVRTGHEILRISSYLMRNFKSVTVPFLVLHGTADRVTDPLASQDLYNEAASEFKDIKLYDGFLHDLLFEPEREEIAQDIIDWMHKKLGAGNLANVYSQC from the exons ATGGAATCATCGTCGCCGGTGGAGGAGTTAACCTCCGGCGCAAGTGGCCGGATAATTCCGTTATTCAAAAATCTCCGGCGGTCGGTTTTCTCATACGAAACTTTCCGGCGATTAACAATCTTCCTGCAGTCCATTTTCCTGTGGGTAATTCTGTTATCTCGACGCCGGTTTTCCACGTCGCCGTCGTCTCCTCCACCTTCACCGTCTTCTGCGGCCACGTCGACCACGACGGTGAAGAGGAGGAAGTTTGCTCTGCGGAGAGATGAAGAGGATACGCAGAGAAGGAGGGCGCTTGCGGAGGCGTTAGAAATGGTGGTTGAGAATGAGACCGGCGATGACGATTGCCAGTGCCGGTGGAACACGTCTTTGTTCTTTAGTGTCCGTCGGAATGCTTTGTTTTGCCGATCATGGTTCCCGGTTTCCGGTGAATTGAA GGGCATAATTATCGTCATCCACGGACTGAATGAGCACAG TGGAAGATATGCTCATTTTGCTAGACAACTGAACTCCTGCAACTTCGGGGTGTATGCGATGGACTGGATAG GTCATGGAGGGAGTGATGGATTACATGGATATGTGCCATCTTTGGACCATGTTGTAGCCGACACG GGGGCTTtcttggagaaggtcaagtttGAGAATCCTGGTGTACCATGCTTCCTCTTTGGCCATTCAACTGGAGGAGCGGTGGTATTAAAG GCAGCTTCTTATTCACACATTGAAAACATGCTGGAGGGCATCATATTGACTTCACCAGCATTGCGTGTGAAACCTGCAAATCCTATTGTTACT GCCGTGGCACCAATTTTTTCATTGGTTGCACCTAGGTACCAGTTCAAAGGTTCTCACAAAAGGGGGATTCCTGTTTCAAGGGATCCTGCAGCACTGGTGGCCAAGTATTCTGATCCTCTAGTGTATACTGGACCCTTGAGGGTTAGGACAGGCCATGAGATTCTGCGCATCTCCTCTTACTTGATGCGGAATTTCAAGTCTGTCACTGTCCCATTCTTAGTCCTCCATGGAACTGCTGACAGAGTCACTGATCCGTTGGCTTCTCAAGATCTGTACAATGAGGCCGCTTCTGAGTTCAAGGACATTAAACTTTATGATGGGTTCTTGCATGACCTTCTGTTTGAGCCCGAGCGTGAAGAAATTGCTCAGGATATCATTGACTGGATGCACAAGAAGTTAGGTGCTGGCAATCTTGCAAATGTGTATAGTCAGTGCTAG